One Candidatus Binataceae bacterium DNA window includes the following coding sequences:
- a CDS encoding type II toxin-antitoxin system RelE/ParE family toxin: MIRSFKHKGLKELFETGRSAKVPPSLRQRCSDRLEALDAAMKLDDLSLPGYNTHPLHRTPLCYSIHINGPWTITFEWEAPDARKVDLEQYH; encoded by the coding sequence GTGATCAGGAGCTTCAAGCACAAGGGCTTGAAGGAATTATTTGAGACCGGCCGCAGCGCGAAGGTTCCGCCCAGCCTGCGCCAAAGATGCAGTGATCGTCTGGAAGCTTTGGATGCGGCCATGAAATTGGACGACCTCAGCTTACCTGGTTATAACACGCATCCCCTGCATCGAACGCCGCTGTGCTACAGCATTCACATAAATGGCCCGTGGACGATTACCTTTGAGTGGGAAGCTCCCGACGCGCGTAAAGTGGACTTGGAGCAGTATCATTAG
- a CDS encoding HigA family addiction module antitoxin codes for MTEYIVDRGTITRPPTHPGVLFARDILPALGRRTIGELATLLGVSRQTLHRLMAGDTAITPEMAIRLGKLCGNGPDLWMTLQNRYDLWHAKRKLKKELNTIPTLRD; via the coding sequence ATGACCGAATATATTGTCGACCGCGGGACAATCACGCGTCCGCCGACGCATCCCGGCGTGCTCTTCGCGCGCGATATCCTGCCTGCGCTCGGCCGCCGCACGATCGGCGAGCTCGCGACACTGCTCGGCGTTAGCCGGCAGACCCTTCATCGCCTGATGGCGGGCGATACGGCCATTACTCCGGAGATGGCGATCCGGCTCGGCAAGCTCTGTGGCAATGGCCCGGATCTCTGGATGACTTTGCAAAACCGTTACGACCTCTGGCACGCCAAGCGTAAGCTCAAGAAAGAGCTCAATACGATTCCGACCCTTCGAGATTAA